One Mycolicibacterium sp. ND9-15 genomic window, GTCGGGCTCGCCGACCATCGAAGCGCCTTGTGCAGAAACCTCTCCGGCGGCCAGCGGACACGCGCGTCGCTGGCATGCGCTTTGGTATCGCACCCAGATCTGCTGGTGCTCGACGAACCCACCGTTGGACTCGATCCCGTACTGCGCGTGGACCTGTGGGACCAGTTCCAGCGATTGGCCAGGCAGGGCACGACTTTGCTGGTCACCAGCCATGTCATGGACGAAGCCGATCACTGCGGCGACCTGCTACTCATGCGCGACGGCCGGCTACTCGCCCACACCACGCCCGCCAAACTACGAGAGGACACCGGATGTCAGTCACTGGAGGAAGCGTTTCTGTCCGTCATCAGGCACAGCACCGACGTCGGACGAGCCGGGGTCGGCTGAGCCCCCAGGCCTACCTCGCGACCACCGGGCGGATCCTGCGCCAACTGGCGGCCGACCACCGCAGCGTCGCAATGATCCTCCTCGTGCCCAGCCTGGTCATCGCGTTGCTCTACTTCATGTTCCAGGATGCTCCGCGCGCGCCGGGGGCACTCTCTCCGTTCAACAACGCCTGTTTGATCATGCTCGGTGTGTTCCCGCTCATCGTGATGTTCTTGATCACATCGATAACGATGCAGCGCGAACGGGTTTCGGGCACTCTGGAGCGGATCTTGACCACTCCCCTGCGCCGGCTGGATCTCCTCGCGGCTTACGGCACTGCATTCTCGATCGCTGCCGCCGCTCAGGCGACGCTTGCGTGCCTCATCTCCTACGCGTTTCTCGGCCTGCACACCGAAGGCAGCCCGGTCTGGGTGTTCGCGATCGCCATCGTCAACGCCGTCCTCGGGGTCGGGCTGGGTCTACTGTGTAGTGCGTTCGCGCGCACCGAGTTTCAGGCCGTGCAGTTCATGCCCTTGGTGATCGCGCCGCAACTCCTGCTTTGCGGGATCATCGTGCCGCGCGGCGCGCTGCCGGAGTGGCTGCAGTGGATCAGCAATGCGCTGCCCGCCAGTTACGCTCTGGAGGCGCTGCAACAGGTCGCGGTTTTCGCAGAGCCGACGTTCACCGTGGTGCGTGACATGGCGGTGGTCATCGGCTTCGCGACCGCCGCCCTCGGCCTCGCGGCGGCCACGCTACGACGAAGGACACCGTAATCACCTTGACCACCAATGCCGAACGCAAGCGGCCGGGCCGACCACCCGGAACCTCCGACACCCGTGACCGCATCCTGGCCAGTGCACGGGAGCTATTCGCGCGCAACGGTTTCGACACGACCTCGATTCGCGCGATCGCCACGGCCGCGGACGTCGATCCCGCGCTGGTGCATCACTACTTCGGAACCAAGAC contains:
- a CDS encoding ABC transporter ATP-binding protein produces the protein MMTSSNGEFVRQDAIPAVDIENLQVVRGNRLALDDVSVRLAPGTITGVLGPSGCGKTTLMRSIVGSQIVTAGAVRVFGKPAGSAELRHRVGYVTQDPTIYDDLRVIDNARYFAALYGTGVDSADDAVAAVGLADHRSALCRNLSGGQRTRASLACALVSHPDLLVLDEPTVGLDPVLRVDLWDQFQRLARQGTTLLVTSHVMDEADHCGDLLLMRDGRLLAHTTPAKLREDTGCQSLEEAFLSVIRHSTDVGRAGVG
- a CDS encoding ABC transporter permease gives rise to the protein MSVTGGSVSVRHQAQHRRRTSRGRLSPQAYLATTGRILRQLAADHRSVAMILLVPSLVIALLYFMFQDAPRAPGALSPFNNACLIMLGVFPLIVMFLITSITMQRERVSGTLERILTTPLRRLDLLAAYGTAFSIAAAAQATLACLISYAFLGLHTEGSPVWVFAIAIVNAVLGVGLGLLCSAFARTEFQAVQFMPLVIAPQLLLCGIIVPRGALPEWLQWISNALPASYALEALQQVAVFAEPTFTVVRDMAVVIGFATAALGLAAATLRRRTP